A window of Metabacillus sp. B2-18 contains these coding sequences:
- a CDS encoding 3-hydroxyacyl-CoA dehydrogenase family protein gives MLKNQVRSICVVGAGQMGHQIAMLSALAGFETVIQDVNVDALQKAESTLHTIMDKWVAKGKISIETKEQAFQRLIFSTDLLDSVQDADFIIEAIVEKLDAKQELFRKLDEYAKPEAILASNSSTIVNSLLADVTNRPDKVVNMHFFFPPLVMDCVEVVKSEETSELTAHMTMFVCEKMNRTAVLLQKEISGFIANRILGALQREAVYLYENGYADFKDIDLICKKALSHPIGPFELMDLSGIDVGYFVMQQRFSETGDPADRPAACIEEKVKQGHLGRKTGKGWYEYKKEEVRG, from the coding sequence ATGTTGAAAAATCAAGTTAGATCAATTTGTGTAGTTGGGGCAGGACAAATGGGTCATCAAATTGCCATGTTAAGTGCATTAGCTGGATTTGAAACAGTTATTCAAGATGTAAATGTAGATGCTCTTCAAAAAGCAGAATCAACTCTACATACAATAATGGACAAATGGGTAGCAAAAGGGAAAATCAGTATTGAAACCAAGGAGCAGGCTTTCCAAAGATTAATATTTTCAACTGATTTACTGGATTCTGTGCAAGATGCAGATTTTATTATAGAAGCAATTGTTGAAAAATTAGATGCAAAGCAAGAATTGTTCCGTAAGCTTGATGAATATGCAAAGCCAGAAGCAATCCTAGCTTCAAATAGTTCAACAATTGTAAATTCACTCTTAGCTGATGTAACGAATCGTCCTGATAAGGTTGTGAATATGCATTTCTTTTTTCCACCCCTTGTGATGGATTGTGTAGAGGTTGTGAAAAGTGAAGAAACATCTGAGCTTACAGCTCATATGACGATGTTTGTTTGTGAAAAAATGAATCGAACGGCCGTTCTTTTACAAAAGGAGATTTCAGGATTTATTGCAAATCGAATTTTAGGGGCATTACAGCGTGAAGCCGTTTATCTGTATGAAAACGGTTATGCAGATTTTAAAGATATTGATCTTATTTGTAAAAAGGCTCTAAGTCATCCAATAGGACCATTTGAATTAATGGATTTGTCGGGAATCGATGTTGGTTACTTTGTTATGCAACAAAGATTTTCAGAAACTGGTGATCCGGCGGATAGACCTGCTGCATGTATTGAGGAAAAAGTAAAGCAAGGCCATTTAGGAAGAAAAACCGGTAAGGGTTGGTATGAGTATAAGAAAGAAGAGGTCAGAGGCTAA
- a CDS encoding acyl-CoA thioesterase: MKHETLVKVRFCETDALGHVNNTSFFIYLEEARVLFFESIGYSMKMDGWEFILASTKCDFIGQAFFNQKLKIETEVSKIGNKSFHLAHSIIDDVTGELVARGEAIIVYFNFEMQKSMPIPNELKEALQSHHTLI, encoded by the coding sequence ATGAAGCATGAAACATTAGTAAAAGTTCGTTTTTGTGAAACTGATGCCTTAGGACATGTAAACAACACCAGCTTTTTTATTTATTTGGAGGAAGCACGGGTTTTATTTTTTGAAAGCATTGGTTATTCGATGAAAATGGATGGCTGGGAATTTATTCTTGCTTCTACAAAATGTGATTTCATTGGGCAAGCTTTTTTTAATCAAAAACTAAAGATCGAAACAGAGGTTAGCAAAATTGGCAATAAAAGCTTTCATTTAGCTCACTCCATTATTGATGATGTAACAGGTGAATTGGTTGCTAGAGGTGAGGCAATCATTGTTTATTTTAATTTTGAAATGCAAAAAAGTATGCCAATTCCGAATGAGTTAAAAGAAGCATTACAAAGTCATCATACCCTTATTTAA
- a CDS encoding phosphotransferase family protein, which translates to MSDIIPVRSGEELNDKTVKEFLIHHFPQLSEEDPLIINQFGTGASNLTYELKLGNWEGVLRRPPLGPVAPKAHDMKREFKILSALHPLFSPAPKPYLFSEDEEVVGSPFLIMERRHGILLNTDFPPDTPSSHELGEKLSEMMIDTLVQLHQVNYKGTVLEELSNPDGFLERQVYGWIKRYHSAKTDDIKIIDELTNWLVKNIPSSQEATIIHYDFKFNNALFSHDFSQLTGLFDWEMTTVGDPLADVGAALSYWCQNDDPDLLKYGLGKPPITVKEGFYTRNQFIERYAANSGRDLSQIHYYMTFAYFKLAVICQQIYYRYHNGQTNDKRFKDFHLYVKTLIEHAVSVSREKAR; encoded by the coding sequence ATGAGTGATATAATTCCAGTCAGAAGTGGAGAGGAGCTTAATGATAAAACAGTTAAAGAATTTTTAATACATCATTTTCCGCAGCTTTCTGAAGAAGATCCCCTAATCATTAATCAATTTGGAACAGGTGCTTCAAATTTAACGTATGAGCTTAAGCTAGGAAACTGGGAAGGAGTGTTAAGAAGGCCACCACTTGGTCCTGTTGCACCTAAAGCTCATGATATGAAACGAGAATTTAAAATTTTGAGTGCCCTTCACCCTTTGTTTTCACCTGCACCGAAACCGTATCTGTTTTCAGAAGACGAAGAGGTGGTCGGAAGTCCATTTCTTATTATGGAAAGAAGGCATGGAATATTGTTAAATACTGATTTTCCTCCCGATACTCCGTCTTCACATGAGCTTGGAGAAAAGTTAAGCGAAATGATGATTGATACTCTTGTTCAGCTTCACCAAGTTAATTATAAAGGAACAGTTTTAGAAGAACTGAGTAACCCTGATGGCTTTTTGGAACGTCAGGTTTATGGTTGGATAAAGCGATATCACAGTGCAAAAACAGATGATATTAAAATAATAGATGAATTAACAAATTGGCTAGTAAAAAATATTCCTTCTTCACAAGAAGCCACGATCATACATTATGACTTTAAATTCAACAATGCATTATTCTCTCATGATTTTAGTCAACTAACTGGATTGTTTGATTGGGAAATGACAACTGTTGGTGATCCATTAGCAGATGTTGGTGCAGCGTTAAGCTATTGGTGTCAGAACGATGATCCGGACCTATTGAAATATGGACTTGGTAAGCCACCAATAACAGTTAAAGAAGGATTTTATACTAGAAATCAATTTATCGAACGATATGCTGCAAACAGTGGCCGTGATTTGTCACAAATCCATTACTATATGACATTTGCTTATTTTAAGCTAGCGGTCATTTGTCAGCAGATTTATTATCGTTATCATAATGGGCAAACAAATGATAAACGGTTTAAAGACTTTCATCTATATGTGAAAACACTTATTGAGCATGCTGTATCTGTAAGTCGAGAAAAGGCAAGGTGA
- a CDS encoding 2-phosphosulfolactate phosphatase, giving the protein MTKVHVIMKKEEIIEEKMEGNIAIVIDVLLATSTITCALVDGAKAVIPVHNAEEARVASNLIRAENHILVGEYEGKTIEGFYDPMPTILKDSIQGKHMILSTTNGTVAINKSKKANKIYICSLLNGKAVANTITHFHKDDSIIIVCSGSSDQFCLEDFYGAGHLIYHLQEKMHLQLTDSAKAARLFYESNKSVAETILLSSRVGEMLEKYGFIDEVKVVSQKDCFEIVPFFDGEKIIAGGECV; this is encoded by the coding sequence GTGACAAAGGTACATGTGATCATGAAAAAAGAAGAAATTATTGAGGAGAAAATGGAGGGGAATATTGCAATTGTTATCGATGTCTTACTGGCAACCTCAACAATCACCTGTGCACTTGTGGATGGGGCGAAAGCGGTTATTCCTGTTCATAATGCAGAAGAAGCTCGTGTAGCCTCAAATCTTATCAGAGCAGAAAATCACATACTAGTTGGAGAATATGAGGGGAAAACAATTGAGGGTTTTTATGATCCAATGCCAACCATTTTAAAAGACAGCATTCAAGGCAAGCATATGATCTTATCTACAACAAATGGAACAGTAGCAATTAATAAATCAAAAAAAGCAAATAAAATTTATATTTGTTCTCTATTAAATGGAAAAGCAGTTGCAAATACAATTACTCATTTTCATAAAGATGATTCTATTATTATTGTGTGTTCTGGATCTTCAGATCAGTTTTGTTTAGAAGATTTTTATGGAGCGGGGCATCTTATCTATCATTTACAAGAAAAGATGCATTTACAGCTAACAGATTCGGCTAAGGCAGCTCGACTTTTTTATGAAAGCAATAAATCTGTTGCTGAAACGATTCTTCTTTCATCAAGGGTAGGAGAAATGCTTGAAAAATATGGATTCATTGATGAAGTGAAAGTTGTTAGCCAAAAAGATTGCTTTGAAATTGTTCCATTTTTTGACGGAGAAAAAATTATAGCAGGGGGAGAGTGTGTATGA
- a CDS encoding acyl-CoA dehydrogenase family protein has product MTLLANKGGSFLYDYDLPLNLFTPEDVTDEQKMIEKTAKQFVEKDVTPVRERIENQDFDKVVELLKKAGELGLLAHSVPEQYGGLGLDKVSKGIVGEVVGRSGGYGVAHSNHTCIATLPITYFGTKQQKERYLPKLASGEYLGAYCLTEPNAGSDALASQTTAKLNDQGTHYLLNGTKLYITNAIFSDTFIVYAKVDGDKFSAFIVEKNYPGISLGPEEQKMGIKGSSTRAVILEDCLVPKENLLGEIGKGHVIALNVLNLGRFNLGSACVGGAKYALELALSYTKQRIQFGKSIADFPATKEKIALMSARIFAAESIQYRTAGLLEEILGNITEDEDITAIGKKLMEYATECAICKVYGSETLDSVSDEALQLHGGAGFIKEYTIEQVYRDSRINRIFEGTNEINRLLLPTHLFRKALKGEIPLEEMIQTAIQNLAVNPSQDNGEFSQEKAAISAMRNVFLACIGAVYEQFGEKLFDEQETLMKLSNIAIELYAAESTLARSIKRDDRLKRLLARTVLEQSLLSVEVMSRQLVNGVVNGKKRSLFIQMITSHLQSVDVTSTVEEKREIARAQFEAERFVTK; this is encoded by the coding sequence ATGACTTTACTAGCTAATAAAGGCGGTAGCTTTTTATATGACTATGATTTACCTTTAAATCTATTTACTCCTGAAGATGTAACAGATGAACAAAAAATGATTGAAAAAACGGCAAAACAGTTTGTAGAAAAAGATGTAACACCTGTTAGAGAGAGAATTGAAAATCAAGATTTTGATAAAGTAGTAGAGTTGTTAAAAAAAGCCGGTGAGCTTGGACTCCTTGCACACAGTGTACCGGAGCAGTATGGTGGGCTAGGTCTTGACAAGGTTAGTAAAGGTATTGTTGGAGAAGTTGTCGGAAGGTCTGGTGGATATGGTGTTGCCCATTCAAATCATACATGTATCGCTACTCTTCCGATCACTTATTTTGGTACAAAGCAACAAAAAGAACGTTACTTACCTAAATTGGCTTCAGGAGAATATCTTGGTGCATATTGCTTAACGGAGCCGAATGCGGGTTCAGATGCTCTGGCGTCACAAACAACTGCAAAACTAAATGACCAAGGAACTCATTATCTGTTAAACGGTACAAAACTTTATATTACAAATGCAATATTTTCAGATACATTCATTGTATATGCGAAAGTAGATGGTGATAAATTTTCGGCCTTTATTGTTGAAAAGAACTATCCTGGAATTTCTTTAGGACCTGAGGAACAAAAGATGGGTATTAAAGGTTCCTCTACAAGAGCTGTTATTTTAGAGGATTGTCTAGTTCCTAAAGAAAATCTATTAGGAGAAATCGGGAAAGGTCATGTTATAGCTCTAAATGTTCTAAATTTAGGGCGGTTTAACTTAGGATCTGCGTGTGTAGGGGGTGCAAAGTATGCATTAGAACTTGCACTTTCTTATACAAAACAGCGGATTCAATTTGGTAAATCAATTGCAGATTTCCCTGCCACAAAGGAAAAAATAGCCCTGATGTCAGCACGTATATTCGCCGCTGAGTCTATTCAATATCGAACTGCAGGGTTGCTCGAAGAAATTCTAGGTAACATAACAGAAGATGAAGATATCACAGCTATCGGAAAGAAATTAATGGAATACGCTACAGAATGTGCCATCTGTAAAGTATATGGATCTGAAACACTTGATTCAGTCAGTGATGAGGCTCTTCAATTACACGGTGGGGCAGGCTTTATTAAGGAATATACGATCGAGCAAGTTTATCGAGATTCACGTATTAATCGAATTTTCGAAGGAACAAATGAGATTAATCGCTTGTTATTACCGACCCATTTATTTAGAAAAGCTTTAAAAGGAGAAATTCCTCTAGAAGAGATGATTCAAACAGCGATTCAAAATTTGGCCGTGAACCCAAGTCAAGATAATGGGGAGTTTTCTCAGGAAAAGGCGGCAATAAGCGCAATGAGAAACGTTTTTTTAGCTTGTATTGGAGCTGTTTATGAGCAATTCGGCGAAAAACTTTTTGATGAACAAGAAACACTAATGAAATTATCAAATATAGCAATAGAGCTTTATGCAGCTGAATCGACTCTTGCTAGGTCAATAAAGCGGGATGATCGATTAAAAAGGTTACTAGCAAGAACAGTCTTGGAACAGTCACTGCTTTCTGTTGAAGTCATGTCAAGACAACTTGTGAATGGCGTGGTAAACGGTAAAAAAAGAAGCTTATTTATACAAATGATAACGAGTCACCTTCAATCAGTTGACGTTACGTCAACGGTAGAAGAAAAGCGTGAAATTGCACGGGCTCAATTTGAAGCTGAACGATTTGTAACGAAATGA
- a CDS encoding SDR family NAD(P)-dependent oxidoreductase codes for MRFLNKLAVITGAGSGIGEATAIRLAKEGATVVLVGRTKEKLEKVARIINESKACEKAIPYPADVTSEDSIKKLAIFLESEYPSLDIVVNNAGGSSKSTILETTEEQWDTVQAVNLKSIFLVSKHLGKLMKEQNLTDYRSIVNVASLSGYKAGAQIPHYSSAKAGVINFSRALALELAPYKIRVNSVSPGFVETPLTEKGLENEAFVKAIKRSTALERVGQPDEVANVIAFVASNEASYMTGSDVLVDGGWLIK; via the coding sequence ATGAGGTTTTTAAATAAACTTGCTGTTATTACCGGAGCTGGGAGTGGAATTGGAGAAGCAACAGCGATACGCTTAGCTAAGGAAGGAGCAACAGTTGTTTTAGTAGGAAGAACAAAAGAAAAGCTTGAAAAAGTTGCTAGAATTATTAATGAATCTAAAGCTTGTGAAAAAGCTATTCCATACCCGGCCGATGTGACTTCTGAGGATAGTATAAAGAAACTTGCTATTTTTTTAGAAAGCGAATATCCATCACTTGATATTGTTGTAAACAACGCTGGAGGCTCATCAAAATCTACCATTCTTGAAACTACGGAAGAGCAGTGGGACACAGTACAGGCTGTTAATTTGAAAAGTATCTTTTTAGTTTCGAAACATCTCGGGAAACTAATGAAAGAACAAAACTTAACAGATTACCGTTCAATCGTAAATGTTGCTTCATTATCGGGGTATAAGGCTGGTGCTCAAATTCCACATTATAGCTCGGCAAAAGCTGGGGTTATTAATTTTTCAAGAGCCTTAGCATTAGAGCTTGCTCCTTATAAAATTCGTGTTAATTCTGTTTCACCTGGATTTGTTGAAACACCGTTAACTGAGAAGGGGTTGGAAAATGAGGCTTTTGTAAAAGCGATTAAACGTAGTACTGCGCTTGAACGCGTTGGGCAACCTGATGAAGTAGCAAATGTAATTGCTTTTGTTGCATCTAATGAGGCTTCATATATGACAGGATCAGATGTGTTGGTTGATGGAGGCTGGCTTATTAAATAA
- a CDS encoding enoyl-CoA hydratase/isomerase family protein produces the protein MSDLLIEREGAVLTLCLNRPENLNAFSAEMIRMLTKTFQDAQLDEEVRVIVLKGSGRSFSAGGDVKTMGTSTGSEVYEHIGQLNECIKAMTELEKPIIAAVHGFAAGAAFNLALACDMIYASEESKFVMSFSQVGLISDGGGLHFLPKIIGPYRAKELFFSAKPITAQQAYQYGIVNELIPLDELSSRVAAIANELSQGAVRAYGLMKKIIHSAGSLENVLEIERITQTYMIQTEDHKEGVKAFKEKRKPQFKGK, from the coding sequence ATGAGTGATTTATTGATAGAAAGAGAAGGGGCAGTGTTAACTCTTTGTCTTAATAGACCTGAAAATTTGAATGCTTTTAGTGCAGAAATGATTAGAATGTTAACAAAAACATTTCAAGACGCTCAACTTGATGAGGAAGTACGTGTGATTGTATTGAAGGGATCGGGGCGATCTTTCTCTGCCGGTGGAGATGTAAAAACAATGGGAACATCAACTGGTTCAGAGGTTTATGAACATATTGGTCAATTAAATGAATGCATTAAAGCAATGACAGAACTTGAAAAACCAATTATTGCGGCTGTACATGGTTTTGCAGCAGGAGCAGCTTTTAATTTGGCATTAGCTTGTGACATGATTTATGCATCAGAAGAAAGTAAATTTGTCATGAGCTTTTCACAAGTAGGATTGATATCTGATGGTGGTGGATTACACTTTCTTCCAAAAATAATTGGACCTTATCGGGCAAAAGAGCTCTTCTTTTCAGCAAAACCAATAACTGCTCAGCAGGCTTACCAATACGGGATTGTTAACGAGCTTATTCCGTTAGATGAATTATCAAGCCGTGTGGCTGCAATTGCTAATGAACTTTCACAAGGTGCTGTAAGAGCATACGGACTCATGAAAAAAATTATTCATTCTGCAGGTTCATTAGAAAATGTGTTGGAGATAGAAAGAATTACTCAAACGTATATGATTCAAACGGAAGATCATAAAGAAGGTGTTAAAGCATTTAAAGAAAAACGGAAACCACAATTCAAAGGGAAGTAG
- a CDS encoding quinone oxidoreductase family protein, producing MKAIQFEQYGGPEVLKYIDLDYPKPRDFEVVIKIEAIGVNYADTARREGQYVVDTPLPYVPGSEVAGTVVEVGKDVKGISVGSRVVTLLSSRKATGYAEYTVADGRALIPVPDNVEFSTAVALPLQGLSAYHILKTMGRLEKGETVLIHAAAGGVGTLAVQLAKLFGAGKVIATASTDEKLALAKELGADVLINYTKEGWEKEVLTATNGVGADVALEMAGGDVFRKTLDCLAPFGRLVIYGVASGEQARLYPSSLMAENKSVIGFFLPGIMKKQELYSSSLTELLTYVNDGTLLLKIGGVFPLEKAADVHRLLQSRKTQGKLVLVP from the coding sequence ATGAAAGCTATTCAATTTGAACAATATGGCGGACCTGAGGTATTAAAATATATAGATTTAGATTATCCAAAACCAAGAGATTTTGAGGTTGTTATAAAAATTGAAGCAATAGGTGTAAACTATGCAGACACAGCAAGAAGAGAGGGACAGTATGTAGTCGATACACCTCTTCCTTATGTACCAGGCTCAGAAGTCGCAGGTACAGTGGTCGAGGTGGGCAAGGATGTTAAAGGAATTTCGGTTGGTAGCCGAGTTGTTACATTACTAAGCTCACGAAAAGCTACGGGTTATGCTGAATACACAGTTGCGGATGGAAGAGCACTTATTCCAGTGCCGGACAATGTGGAGTTTAGTACAGCTGTAGCCTTACCGTTACAAGGGCTGAGTGCTTATCATATATTAAAAACAATGGGAAGACTAGAGAAAGGAGAGACGGTATTAATTCATGCAGCAGCAGGTGGGGTTGGAACATTAGCTGTACAACTTGCTAAATTGTTTGGAGCTGGGAAAGTTATTGCTACCGCAAGTACAGATGAAAAACTGGCATTAGCAAAAGAACTTGGAGCTGATGTTCTAATCAATTATACAAAAGAGGGATGGGAAAAAGAGGTATTAACCGCAACAAATGGAGTTGGAGCGGATGTTGCATTAGAGATGGCAGGTGGAGATGTTTTCCGAAAAACACTGGATTGTTTAGCACCTTTTGGTCGGTTAGTTATTTATGGGGTTGCCAGTGGAGAACAAGCTAGATTATATCCTTCATCTTTAATGGCAGAAAATAAATCGGTCATTGGCTTCTTTTTACCGGGAATTATGAAAAAACAAGAGTTGTATAGTAGTAGCTTAACAGAACTATTAACATATGTTAACGATGGAACACTCTTACTTAAAATAGGTGGAGTTTTCCCTTTAGAAAAAGCAGCAGATGTACATCGTCTACTTCAAAGTAGGAAAACTCAGGGGAAGTTGGTATTAGTTCCATAA
- a CDS encoding PAS domain S-box protein → MNSEITNQEEAIQTLELYAVVSSNGRFQYISSNSFELIGYTSTDLIGRYIKDFIHNEDLFLIESYFYNEHHLYPCSIRFLMQNGRYIWLESNADFIRSNIQKEGHDIILKMKALTPHSINDTATVEDQSNDVINEHDEWAILQDLPTPVFISRKGKLLFVNKAFQELLGARSSDQLIGKHTFDFIDESFHSVIKNRESRLHKGERVGIIEETWRRIDGREINVEIMASLTNVDGGQAEIVILNDISSRRNFQKILQKSRERYQRLIDNSIDTIAVIHKDQFVFMNESGIKLFDAECYPDLLGRNIYDYLHPNDHQTMKNTLKNIQDGVADVQVTNQSWLISNEKKVFTEMVCIPTTYFGEQAVQVILRDISYRKKTEELMLRSEKLSIAGQLAAGIAHEIRNPLTAIKGFLQIMHPDLEHHRQYLNIIFSELNRIEMILSELLVLAKPQETKFKKTNLITLLNDVAMLLETQGNMKNVAIVQNHDNQSLSINCDENQLKQLFINLYKNAIDAMPKGGKVSVLTKKSNHNVQIIVKDDGEGIPPSVLKRIGEPFLTTKEKGNGLGLMISYKIVENHNGSMLVDSQQGIGSTFTITLPFIE, encoded by the coding sequence ATGAATAGTGAAATAACAAATCAAGAGGAAGCTATACAAACACTGGAACTTTATGCTGTTGTATCCTCAAATGGGAGATTTCAATACATTTCTTCTAATTCTTTTGAATTAATAGGCTACACAAGTACGGATCTAATTGGACGATATATAAAAGATTTTATTCATAATGAAGATTTATTTTTAATAGAGAGTTATTTTTATAACGAACATCATTTATATCCATGTTCCATACGATTTTTGATGCAAAATGGTAGATATATTTGGCTAGAATCAAATGCTGATTTTATCCGAAGTAACATCCAAAAAGAAGGACATGATATTATTCTCAAGATGAAAGCATTAACACCTCATTCGATTAATGATACGGCTACCGTTGAAGATCAATCGAATGATGTAATAAATGAACATGATGAATGGGCTATATTACAGGATTTACCTACACCAGTCTTTATTTCTAGGAAAGGTAAGTTACTCTTTGTAAACAAGGCATTCCAAGAGTTGTTAGGTGCTAGATCTTCGGATCAATTAATAGGTAAGCATACGTTTGATTTTATCGATGAATCTTTTCATTCGGTTATTAAAAATAGAGAGTCGCGGTTACATAAAGGAGAAAGAGTAGGTATTATTGAGGAAACATGGCGCAGGATTGATGGGCGTGAAATAAATGTAGAGATTATGGCATCTTTAACAAATGTTGATGGGGGACAAGCAGAAATTGTCATATTAAATGATATCTCATCCCGAAGGAATTTCCAAAAAATTCTTCAAAAGAGTAGGGAACGGTATCAGCGTTTAATTGATAATTCGATTGATACAATTGCAGTTATTCATAAGGATCAATTTGTTTTCATGAACGAGTCTGGTATTAAGCTTTTTGATGCAGAGTGCTACCCTGACTTGTTAGGGCGGAATATATATGATTACCTACATCCTAATGACCATCAAACAATGAAAAATACATTGAAAAACATACAAGATGGGGTTGCTGATGTTCAAGTAACAAACCAATCTTGGTTAATTTCCAATGAAAAAAAGGTTTTTACAGAAATGGTTTGTATTCCAACTACATATTTTGGTGAGCAAGCTGTTCAAGTTATCCTTCGTGATATTTCGTATAGGAAAAAAACAGAGGAGCTCATGTTGCGTTCTGAAAAACTATCTATAGCAGGCCAATTAGCTGCTGGAATTGCCCATGAAATACGAAATCCATTGACTGCGATTAAGGGATTTTTACAAATTATGCATCCCGATTTAGAACATCACCGTCAATATTTGAATATTATCTTTTCTGAGCTGAATCGAATTGAGATGATATTAAGTGAACTTCTTGTTCTTGCAAAACCACAGGAAACAAAATTTAAAAAAACGAATTTAATTACCTTATTAAACGATGTAGCGATGCTACTTGAAACACAAGGTAATATGAAAAATGTTGCTATTGTTCAAAATCATGACAATCAATCTTTATCAATTAATTGTGATGAAAATCAATTAAAGCAATTGTTTATAAATTTATATAAAAATGCTATTGATGCGATGCCTAAAGGTGGAAAAGTATCGGTATTAACAAAAAAATCAAATCATAATGTTCAAATTATTGTTAAAGATGATGGAGAGGGAATTCCTCCAAGCGTTTTAAAAAGAATAGGTGAGCCGTTTCTTACAACAAAAGAAAAAGGTAACGGATTAGGTTTAATGATAAGTTATAAAATCGTTGAAAATCATAATGGAAGTATGTTGGTCGATAGTCAACAAGGAATAGGGAGTACTTTCACCATTACATTACCTTTTATAGAATAA
- a CDS encoding aminotransferase A has product MEHLVNSKVKEIELSGIRKFFNMVADYENVISLTIGQPDFTTPNHVKNAGVTAIQHDFTTYTHNAGFFELREAACQFVSKKYGLTYSPENEVIVTVGASQAIDCTFRTLLEEGSEVILPSPVYPGYEPLIKLAGGVPVYVDTTENDFKLTAELLASYITEKTRCIVLPYPSNPTGATLSSEELEEIANLLRGKNIFVLSDEIYSELVYSGTHNSIASYLREQTIVINGLSKSHSMTGWRIGLLFAPHSVAKHLLKVHQYNVSCATSISQKAAYEALTIGLNDAEEMKTAYKERLDYVYDRLVKMGFDVIKPNGAFYLFPSIKKFEQTSFEFALSLVEKAGVALVPGSAFSTYGEGYVRLSYAYSMEQLIEAMDRIEDYLKSL; this is encoded by the coding sequence ATGGAGCATTTGGTTAACTCAAAAGTTAAGGAAATTGAATTATCAGGCATTAGAAAGTTCTTTAACATGGTGGCTGACTATGAGAATGTTATCTCTCTAACTATTGGTCAACCGGACTTTACAACACCTAACCATGTAAAAAATGCTGGTGTAACTGCTATTCAGCATGACTTTACGACATATACGCACAATGCTGGATTTTTTGAGCTTCGTGAAGCGGCATGCCAATTTGTCTCAAAAAAATACGGTCTAACCTACTCTCCTGAAAATGAAGTTATCGTTACAGTTGGTGCTAGTCAAGCAATTGATTGTACTTTCCGAACATTATTAGAAGAAGGCAGTGAAGTAATATTACCAAGTCCTGTATATCCTGGATATGAACCACTTATTAAATTGGCTGGTGGTGTTCCAGTCTATGTAGATACAACTGAAAATGATTTTAAGTTAACTGCTGAATTGCTAGCTTCTTACATAACAGAAAAAACAAGATGTATTGTTCTCCCATATCCATCAAACCCTACAGGTGCCACACTTAGTAGTGAAGAACTTGAGGAAATTGCAAACCTTTTAAGAGGGAAAAATATTTTTGTTTTATCTGATGAAATCTATAGTGAATTAGTTTATAGCGGGACACACAACTCAATTGCTTCATATCTAAGAGAGCAGACAATTGTTATCAATGGTCTTTCGAAATCTCACAGTATGACGGGCTGGAGAATTGGTTTGTTATTTGCACCACATTCTGTAGCAAAACATTTATTAAAAGTTCACCAATATAATGTCTCCTGTGCCACATCGATTTCTCAAAAAGCAGCATATGAAGCATTAACAATTGGATTGAATGATGCAGAAGAAATGAAAACAGCATATAAAGAGCGATTAGATTATGTTTATGACCGTTTAGTTAAAATGGGATTTGATGTGATAAAGCCTAATGGAGCTTTTTATCTTTTTCCAAGTATTAAGAAGTTTGAACAAACTTCCTTTGAATTTGCTCTTTCACTTGTTGAAAAAGCAGGAGTTGCCCTTGTTCCTGGCAGTGCTTTTTCTACATATGGTGAAGGATATGTAAGGCTGTCTTATGCCTATTCCATGGAACAATTAATTGAAGCTATGGATCGAATCGAAGATTATTTAAAAAGTTTGTAG